Sequence from the Peromyscus maniculatus bairdii isolate BWxNUB_F1_BW_parent chromosome 11, HU_Pman_BW_mat_3.1, whole genome shotgun sequence genome:
ATGCTTCTGGAAGCAGCTGCCTGAGACTTACACGTGGATCACACAGGAGGGTGGCAGTCGCCTCAGCTGGCTTGGCAGACAGTGGAGCCGCTCTCACAGGAGGGGCAGGATAAAGAAAGGGAGGCTGATCACAGCTTGGGACCCGCGCGCGGCACGCGGAGTGCCAGAGAGaaaagcaagccaacagccaagcAAGCAGTGGGCTCGCGTGAGTCCTGGGCGAGAGAGATAAATGCAGACATTGTCGGCACACAGGCAGCGTTTAAAAACACTGGAAGGCGCTTGAACACAGAGCGGGGAGAGACAGGAGCTGGGCCCAAACCCTGAGGGAGCCaaatcatgaaagaaagaaaggaggtgctggtgggggtggggcactggAAGGGGGAGACCACTAGCCAGCCGGCAGAAAATCAGAAAGAATCCTGGGAGTCAGGAGAGGAGATTTCAACCTCTGTGAACCTGCTGTCACAGGACTGACACCTGCTTGGAGATTTGGTTATTAATGGCCAAAGCAAGAACACTTTGTGCAAAAATGGCCAATGTCCCGTTTCAGGGTCTCCACTGGATTCAAGGCCTGGGCGGGCAGCACACCCCCTCAGGGTTCAGTTTGGCTTGTGACGTGGAGTTAACCGCAGCCCCTTCACAGGGGGTTATGTCAAGTTGAGATGTGGCCTGTGCCCCGTGTGGCATGAGCGTCTATTGTcagctccccttcttcctccccaacGGTCCTGTCTGAAAGTCACTTGACAGAACAGGAAGGGGTACACAAAGTGGGGTGCGAGAGCCCCAGCCTGTGGGCAGAGCGGGTAGCCAGGATGGGGTGAGGAGGGTGTTCCCATGGGGTAGAGGCAGGGCTCTTATACAGGAGGGCCCACTGTATCACCTGAAGAGTAAAGGTACTTCGTTGTCGGTGGTAATCAGGCTAGAAGCAGATTCACCCCCAAGCTGCCGTAAGTGTACACGGTAACATCTGGCCGGTGGTTCTGCCAGTGAACTCTTGCCATGAGAAAGTCTTAGACATGCCCTATGAAGGGACCACCTACAAAATAACTGGCCTGCATCTTCCAAAGATCAAGGTCATGTATCAGTTGTGGACGCATTCCAGACAGGCACACATCTTTAAAGATGGCGCAGGCTGATGAGCGGTGTTCTTTTCCTATGAACGTTGTTATGGGCATGCACGGGTAAAGTGGGGGGGTCTGAGGGCTAGACAATAGAAGCACATGTGTTCGTCTTCTGTTCTGACATCTGTATCTTGTCTGtctgaaggggagggaaggacacTCCTAATAGCTCAGGGGTGACACCTACTTGCAAGGTACGTAAGGACCCAAGAGTCTTAATAGAGTACTTAGAAATTTTGGTACATTCGGATTGTAAAAAGGAAAGGACCACAGCTGCCTCACACTTGCAGCCCTAgctatttggaaggctgaggcaggacgatCACAGGAATTGGAGAAGAAGGATGAGGAATTTGAGAAACAATTGATCGATTACTCCTTACACATGCATGGGCCAAAGAGACCTATCCAGCTGCCCCAGGAGACAATGccctgtaggaaaaaaaaaaaaagacattggagCTGGCTTTGCCTGACGCATTCTGAAAAGCTGTGCCTTGGTCACCTGGCTTTGGCCTGTCCCCAAGGGCTGCAGGCTGGGGGCTCCTTCTGGCAACAGTTTGGGAACTTCGGGACCTAAGGacctgaggctggagagctgggacTCAGACTGGACATGACACTCGACGTAGAGAGGCCCCAAACTGGACAGTCTGAAGCCAGGGGAGGTCTCTGCCCTTGCTCTGCGGTGCCCTGGAGCCAGGCCGTCCTCAAGAGCTTGCCTCACTCCCTGCTTGCTGTTTTGTTACGTGTGCAGCAGGGGGCGCACTACAACCTGTCTGGATCACGCACCTGCGAGCGCGTCTGTCATGCCCGTGTATCTGTCTGTAAGACATGCCCACCCAAACGCACTGCCTTCTCTGCATGGCTGCTATCCTGAAAGGGACTTCAGATGCAAGCCCCCCTCCCCAGATTCGACTGAATCACTGAACTATAGTAGGAGCAAAAGATGGGGGACGTTTTGAAGCCGTGTGTGAGAAACACAATTCCTGACATGTGTGTATGAGCTTGTGTGTGAAGCTGAATGCCAGAAGCAACTAAATGTGGCCTATTTAACAAGGCTGATCCCAACAGAGGAAAATTCTGGAACTGCGCCAACCTGTGAAGAAGAACACAGAACAAACCTGAGCATGGCACAAATCACTGTTAGAGaagtctgatttaaaaaaaaaaaaatgagctgcaCTCAGCGGgagacacctgtaatcccagcactggggaggctgaggcagggggccattcctgggctacaaagtaacaATAATCTCAAAAACTCCTAAGTAATTGTAATGCATTTATCAAAAGATGCGGagagtggttggttggttggtttggtttttttgaaacaaagtttcaCTCTATAGCTCAGACTGATCTCAGACCTGCATACCTCTCCGGCTTTGCCTCCTAAGGCTGGGATTgcagcatgggccaccacactgaACATTGTGTCAACATTTCaccctgtagcccaagctgatctcgaactcacaactctcctgcctcagcctcctgaggtgcAGGCACACACCACTGAGCAGGGCATGAATTCTCATCTGGCTGTGCCTGTGGGTCACTTTGGATTCTTCCAATCTCAGGACCTTTGCCACAAGGAGTGTCCTCATATTGGTTCTCAGAATCTTGATAGGGACCCAAAATGGTCCTGGGTGCCTCTAATGCCATCAGCACACATCTTCGGGCTCActcaggggagaggagagggccaCTGCTGTGGCTGTTAGTGTAATCAATCCCATCACTCCTGGCCTCAGCTTCCATGAGGACCACTCCACGTCTAAAAGCCTCTCATGGCCTCCTGACTCAAGTTCCTGTTTCTCTAAGAAAGCAAGCAGCAGTGAATCACTGTCAGAGTGTGTAGACCAGAGAGCCAGGCTCTGCTGTCCTTCCCAGAAAGACATACAAAGCAAATCTGAGAaacttaggttttgtttttttttttaaagatttatttatttattatgtatagtgttctgtttgcatgtatccctgcaggccagaagagggagccagatctcattacagatggctgtgagccaccatgtgggtgctgggaattgaactcagaacttctggaagaacagccagtgttcttaacctctgagccatctctccagcaccaaaacTTAAGTTTTTTGcaagacaaacagacaaacaaacccgAGTTCATTCTTAAAGGTGCACAGGATGGGCATACAGATATTTTAACAGTACAAAACAAATAGCAAAACCATGTTCATATCATGTCTCCACGTAGAGGGAAGGGTGTCTTATGAGACTGGAGTCATGATGCATATTTTTCTGGCCAGTGTAAGGAGATAgcagacttttgttgttgttatcgtTGTTACTGTtttcaggcagagtctctctgtgtagccctggctgttctggaactccctctgtagaccagactgtaatccacagagatctgcctgcctctgcctcctgagtgctgggattaaaggagtgcgctaCCATCACCCAGCTGATAACATATTTGTATAACATtacatgtaatattttataacaaGTACACGAACTTAAAGCATGCCTTCCCAGTTATGCAGAAGGCTGAAAtgggaagattgcaagttcaaggccaacctaggctacggACCATGACCCTGATTTGGGGAGCAAGTTGGATGCAGCACTAGCATAGAACACTTGTCTATCGAATGGAGTACAGCCCTGGATTCCACTCTCGCTACTGCAACAGATCCCAAGCATCTTTATCATTCACAAGAAAGAAACGTGGTACAGCCTTCCACAATGCTTCCATCTGCAAAGTTGTAGTGGGTGGATACCTTATCTCCTAGGGTAGAAACATCATACAGTGTGGAAACAGACACAGCAATTCTATGGCCCCAAGGGCATTGCATTCTGCCGAGCTGTCCCAGGTGCTAAGAAGTTTAATTTGGGCAGCACCACTGGGCACGGAAGGAGGCAATCAGTCCAGACATATCATGAAGGCCTGTCAGAAGCCCGAGATCCcacctcagaaaacaaacaaacaaccacagtGTGATACGAGATTGTGAGCATGGCTGCTATCAAAAACATTAaaactggggttggagagatggctcagcagttaagagtgttcactgctcttccaggggacccatgTCCCAGCCCCTATACCAggaggctcataactgcctgggactccagctccagggtacctgacagcctcttctggcctctgcaggcacccacacacaacatgcaaacacacaacacacagacacacatacgtacacataaatgaaaataaaactaaaaatattttttaaatcgaGTTTTGCCAAGGATGTGGGATGTCTTGTGCCCtggggacaggaaagagaaaggaacgAGCCACTCTGGAAAATAGCTCTGTAGCTTCTCAAATGTCAGCAAGAGAAATTAGCATGTGGCTCAGAAACCCCACTTCTGGATATAAACCAAAATAGCTGAAAGcaggatatttttgtttgtttgtttgtttgtttgtttgtttgttgagatgggTGCTCTCTAGCCCACCATGATCTCAAATAGACAAGGATGACATggactcacaatcctcctgcctccacctcccaaatgctgggatattACAGACCTGCATTGACATGCTCAGCTTTGAAACCAGGATAtcaaagaggtgtgtgtgtgtgtgtgtgtttttaatggcACTTCAAAcagaagtaacttttttttttttttttttttttttttggtttttcgagacagggtttctctgtgtagctttgcgcctttcctggaactcacttggtagcccagactggccttgaactcacagagatccgcctggctctgcctcctgagtgccgggattaaaggcgtgcgccaccactgcctggcctcagaagtaactttttcatgttttattttttttatttttattttacgtccATTGGTTTTTCTGCCTGTCTgcatatctgtgtgaaggtgtcagatcccctggaactggagttacagacagttatgagctgccaagtgggtgctgagagttgaacccgagtcctctggaagagcaggaagtgttcttaatctctgagccatctctccagtccaaatttttaatttagcctttaaaaaaaaaaaaaaaggtagctgggcggtggtgacgcacgcctttaatcccagcactcgggaggcagagccaggcggatcgctctgagttcgaggccagcctgggctaccaagtgagctccaggaaaggcacaaaactacacagagaaaccctgtctcgaaaaaccaaaaaaaaaaaaaaaaaaaaaggcagtatgATGAATGGTCGTTTGTTGTCTATCACAGTGGCAGAGAGTCAAATTCACATTTCCATATGAGATGAGACGGACTTCAGACCAAACAACCACGTGTCCTGTCCATTGTTTCTGAAGAGAATGGTCAGAAGCACACACCACAGGCCAGAGTACAGCCCTTGACTAATCAGATGCCCTGGGTGCCCCACACTTCCGCCTGCTGCTCTTTGGTTTTGTTAATTCCCCTGCTCTTCGAGGACACCCACAGGACATTGCTAATGGGTAGGGACACTGTTAGTGGCGGTCAACCCTGGCAGCCAATGACTCCACTGAGTTGAAGTTAGAGGAGACTAGGGACTGAGGGggggacctagcccctcccccccttGCAGGATAGGTGAGCATCTTCCTAACTGATGGCTTCTATTTTCCCAGTCACTTGGGGCAGGTCAGCActgagggctgaggagagaggagaggacacagaggaatccaggagccagccagggcctggagctcacagtcctGAGctttcagtcacttctctctcctcGCTGGGTACGGACCAGGAGCTCTCAGCCGTACGAAAGAATAGGCAGGTTATTGAGTTCTGTCGGGGGGTCAGTCCTGAGAACAACATGCTGCAGGCCCAGGGAGAAGCTGCATTGACAAAATGTGAGGGTAATGCTTCCCAGGAGCCCAACAGCTCCTGCCCATCTATCTTCCTCCCCCTGAGAGCCTACACAGAACGCCTGACCCATGAGCTCGCCTTGCCTCTTGCAGAGATTGGTGTGGGCATCACCGGCTTCGGCGTCTTCTTCATCCTCTTCGGGATACTCCTGTACTTCGACTCCGTGCTCCTGGCTTTCGGCAATGTGAGTCCCCAGGCACTAGGTACCGCTCCTGGATGGCCAGGAGGGTCAGCCCCAAGTTCATTCAGATCATAGCTGTTCAGGGGGAATGAGGACTTGGTGTGGGTGTGGACGACACCAGGGTCTGTGGAAACGGAGAACCTGAAATGATTACACCAAGCTCTAGGTGAGGTCCTGGTGTTCCGGTGATGAATTAGaccctgtccccacccctgaATCCCTGCATTTAGGGACAAGGGTGTAACCCGCGCCTCCAGGCCAGCAGAAGCTGTGGGAAAAGCCAGAGTAAGGTGAATGCTTCATTATGAATCAAGGACTGAGAGGAAGGAGTGGACCAAAGACAGCTGGGAAGGAAATGGAGTGGTTGGGACGTTGAAAGAAAAGGCatggtggaggtgtgggggggCATGGAACTACTAGAAGGAAGAGTTCAATTCTGTGGGAGCCTGGGCCCCATAAAGTGACCCCTAGGAACCATGTTGAAGGCTCTGGCAGAACCACACAGGGGCCACCTTTCAGGGACTTTGGGTACCAACATCTTGTCTGTAAAAGGGGAGGATCTCACTCCACAGCAGCCTCCCCAGGAGTCTATATAAGGAGCTTGGAGCTGAGGAACTGGGTGGGAAGCGAAAGGCCTTCAAgtccatccctctgcctcaggaAATTTCTATTCTCTACTAGATAGAGTCATTTCCAGCTCTGGGATTCTACCCCACTGCtgggacacacacggacacacacacggaaacacacacatcgtgacacacacacacacacggagacacacacacactgtgacacacacactgagacacacaccaacacacacacaacacaccaacacacacacacacaccaagacacacatacacacaccataaaacACATACaccataaaacatacacacacaccaagacacatgcacacacaccaagacacacacacacacacacacacacacacacacacaccataaaacacacacacacaccaagacacacacacacacacacacacacacaccgtaaaACACACACCGAGCCCCAGGGATGGGGTGGAacttgctctctctgtcctcaCTCTCCCCTGGGCCTGCAGCTGCTGTTCCTGACCGGCCTCTCCCTCATCATCGGCCTGAGGAGGacgttttccttcttctttcaaCGACACAAGCTCAAGGGGACCAGTTTCTTCCTGGGGGGTGTAGCCATCGTCTTGCTACGCTGGCCGCTGCTGGGCATGCTCCTGGAGGCCTACGGATTTGTTAGCCTCTTCAAGTGAGTACCATCTCCCTCAACCTCGGTCCACTGGGGTTTAGGGAGAAATGGCCTGGCCAAGATTCAAACCTCGAATCTCCTTACTCATCCAGGACACTAGGGGTTCACTTCCCAGCCTGGCTGCCTCCAGGCTGTGTGAAGGATCAGGCATCCATCCCGTCAGGCCTGGCCAGCTTGAAAAGCGAAGGAAGCCTCAGCGGCGGCAGGAGGATGCTGAGACACAAGGCTGTGCCCACATGAACACAATCTCCAGCCGCCATCCATGCCAGGGGCTCAGCCACCAGTGTAGATGTTCCCCACCCCATCTAGCAAAGAAGAGAGGGCATCAGGCCAGGATAAATAATCATGAGAGGAACTCACAAAAATGTGTGCCCTTTGAGCTTGGCTGTATGTGAGGCCCTATGACGTAGGTACCAATACTGCTCAGCACATTTGAAAACTGGCCGTGGGTTCAGAGAAGTGAGGGATTTGTTCAGAGCGTACAGTGTTGGTGAGAGGCAGAGCCACGATGGGACTGTAAGACCCCTGAGCTCAGCCCGTGGTTCTCGGTCActtttctctgctgcttctttAACAGACCCCAGGACATGTCTGTCCCCAGGGCCCAGGGGCTGCTCTCCCGGGAGCCAAAGCCTGAGCCTCTGAGTAGGGGATGTCAGCCTTAttaccttcctcctcccctcctgggCCACCACTGACCCCGGTCCTCTCTTCCATTCCTAGGGGCTTTTTCCCTGTGGCCTTTGGATTCCTGGGCAGTGTTTCTAACATCCCCTTCCTGAGCACCGTGAGTAGATGGAGTCTGGGCTTGGCAGTGGTGTCTGGGCTGGGAGAGGGCACAGAACGGGTTAAAGTGGTCTCCTAAGTGCAGCagatctcccctcccccctctagCCCCCCCATACCCTCTGAGACACACCCACCCCAGGttcactcccctccctccctgctccttctCCACTTGATAAGATCCAAAGCGAGGGCCCTGTAGGCTGGAGTGGCTAAggtgtgggtggggaggaggcagtCATGAACAGCTCCCCAGCCCAAGAAATGAAAACTCTAGGTGACCCAGACACCATGTGCTTCTGGGACACGTGATTAAGTCTGGGCCACGGGCATGTACGACAGCTGGTGACATCAGATAAAGCGGGGAGTGGAGCCTGTTCTGGGCCCACACCTGCCTCTGAAGTCCCTGACAGATGCACACTGAGACACCCAGGAAGGGGGCCAGAACCCCACA
This genomic interval carries:
- the Golt1a gene encoding vesicle transport protein GOT1A, whose translation is MISITEWQKIGVGITGFGVFFILFGILLYFDSVLLAFGNLLFLTGLSLIIGLRRTFSFFFQRHKLKGTSFFLGGVAIVLLRWPLLGMLLEAYGFVSLFKGFFPVAFGFLGSVSNIPFLSTLSQKFQGSSSMV